In the Deltaproteobacteria bacterium genome, one interval contains:
- a CDS encoding diguanylate cyclase, with protein MKLNRPKLSVSAKTFLALSMMFWIPVLSLIAILFYLFQNLVYDEASIAMKIHLKGAKNIYEERGRLLEGFLEEISSHDKLAGYFKNNNRKDLQRFLLSYGKKNEQISFFLAVDENQRVITRRNENRDDLVKIGNMLSTALNSGVVTRSTELVNKDFITREDESLGKLINNTGMVQFVASPVREENRVVGALVAGILLTADPWFGNAVYNRMGMETAIFAGEPPEGAFLHTTASLPRSTWVLGQAIPRGIKDDVSLGKPYYGLLDVSDKATIVAFEPIKDSKARLIGAIGVSAPAREYRNIVLGTLQKGTIVVAIMGLIIAIIVTIFIRADISRPLKFLTGAMNRFGKGELDITVDLVTGDEFEQLGTGFNLMAGGIKKREDRLRKHNEVAKLLMSTLNLKDLMENILRIAVQVTESQMGIIYLCEDNDKKLAPRVTYGIKSDINELLMGEGYPGRAAQDKTTLIVSPDRESYEEMIELGFTKSVPKEIAYIPLVYQERSLGTLVLGSVEKFAEDEVELFDYLANQISVALDNAIMHQHIHELSMIDGLTGLFNRRHLNERLEEEWATHTRHEKPLSVILSDIDNFKSVNDTYGHDKGDEVIRDIAAIFKDCCRTEDIPGRYGGEEFVAILPNTDSEGALKVAKRIAEKARSNHYDWMDKAATLSVGVASVPEIEAKNGEDLVQVADGAMYQAKTTGKDKVVTAKKGRK; from the coding sequence ATGAAGCTAAACAGGCCCAAACTTTCAGTCAGCGCTAAAACATTTCTCGCTCTTTCAATGATGTTCTGGATACCCGTCCTATCCCTTATAGCCATACTCTTCTATCTCTTTCAAAACCTCGTCTATGACGAAGCCTCCATAGCCATGAAGATACACCTGAAGGGCGCCAAAAACATTTATGAAGAAAGAGGGCGCCTTCTTGAAGGCTTTCTGGAAGAAATAAGCAGTCACGACAAACTGGCGGGATACTTTAAAAACAACAACAGGAAGGATCTGCAGCGGTTTCTCCTGAGCTACGGCAAAAAAAATGAACAGATTTCTTTCTTTCTTGCTGTTGACGAAAACCAGCGGGTAATTACCAGGAGGAATGAAAACAGGGATGACCTGGTCAAAATAGGAAATATGCTTTCTACGGCCCTTAATTCAGGGGTTGTTACCCGCTCTACGGAACTGGTCAATAAAGATTTTATTACCAGGGAAGATGAATCTCTTGGTAAATTGATCAACAATACAGGTATGGTTCAGTTTGTTGCCTCTCCAGTGAGGGAAGAAAACAGGGTTGTAGGCGCTCTTGTTGCCGGAATTCTGCTGACAGCCGATCCCTGGTTTGGAAATGCCGTCTATAACAGGATGGGTATGGAAACGGCCATCTTTGCCGGAGAGCCGCCGGAAGGTGCTTTTCTTCATACAACGGCATCCCTTCCAAGAAGCACATGGGTACTGGGACAGGCCATACCTCGAGGCATCAAGGATGATGTATCACTTGGGAAGCCCTATTACGGGCTGCTTGATGTATCGGATAAAGCAACCATCGTCGCATTTGAACCTATCAAAGATAGTAAAGCAAGGCTGATCGGCGCCATCGGGGTAAGCGCCCCGGCCCGCGAGTACAGAAACATCGTTCTTGGCACTTTACAAAAAGGGACCATCGTTGTTGCCATTATGGGTCTTATTATCGCCATTATCGTCACTATCTTTATCAGGGCTGATATTTCACGTCCCCTCAAGTTTCTTACAGGCGCCATGAACCGTTTTGGAAAAGGTGAACTCGACATCACGGTAGACCTCGTTACAGGCGATGAATTTGAACAGCTCGGCACAGGCTTTAATCTCATGGCAGGAGGGATCAAAAAGCGGGAAGACAGACTGAGAAAGCATAACGAAGTTGCAAAACTTCTCATGTCTACGCTTAACCTGAAAGACCTCATGGAAAATATTCTGAGAATTGCCGTCCAGGTCACAGAATCGCAAATGGGCATTATTTACCTCTGTGAAGATAACGATAAAAAGCTGGCGCCAAGGGTCACCTATGGTATCAAATCGGATATTAATGAACTTTTAATGGGTGAGGGTTATCCCGGCAGAGCGGCTCAGGACAAGACAACACTCATAGTTTCTCCTGACAGGGAGAGTTATGAAGAAATGATCGAGCTTGGCTTTACCAAATCTGTCCCCAAAGAAATTGCCTATATTCCTCTTGTTTACCAGGAACGTTCTCTCGGAACGCTGGTTCTGGGATCAGTAGAGAAATTTGCAGAAGATGAAGTGGAACTTTTTGATTATCTTGCCAACCAGATTTCTGTCGCTCTTGACAACGCCATCATGCATCAGCATATTCATGAACTCTCCATGATAGACGGATTAACAGGGCTTTTCAACAGGCGCCACCTTAATGAGAGGCTTGAGGAAGAATGGGCCACTCATACACGTCACGAAAAGCCGCTTTCCGTCATCCTCTCGGATATCGATAATTTCAAATCGGTAAATGATACCTATGGCCATGACAAGGGGGATGAGGTCATAAGGGATATTGCCGCGATTTTCAAGGATTGCTGCAGGACGGAAGATATTCCCGGCCGTTATGGCGGAGAAGAGTTCGTCGCTATCCTGCCGAATACGGACAGCGAAGGAGCCCTGAAGGTGGCAAAAAGAATAGCCGAAAAAGCAAGATCCAATCATTACGACTGGATGGACAAGGCTGCCACGCTAAGTGTAGGCGTCGCCTCTGTTCCCGAGATTGAAGCAAAAAACGGGGAAGACCTTGTGCAGGTGGCAGACGGCGCCATGTATCAAGCCAAGACAACCGGTAAAGACAAGGTCGTTACTGCAAAAAAAGGGAGAAAATAA
- the rnr gene encoding ribonuclease R — MAVDQKGVLRFLREEAGRPATLKDIRGRFGITKEKRSKLVRLLDEMLRNGEIVRIKGGRYGVPSKMNLVTGRLQSHAEGFGFVIPDEGDEDVYINARNIKDAMHGDRVVARVEGFKAGGKRHGSIIRIIERVHKTVVGRYEKGRKFGYVVPSDERLSHDIYVPKGEDMGADDGEVVLVELISYPTRQRNPEGVVIRVIGSPFDPEVEIQSIIARHNIPSIFPQEVIDEAERIGESVKVKEIEGREDLRNLMTVTIDGETARDFDDAVSVRKEGKGNIRLWVSIADVSHYVKEGSDLDREAYERGTSVYFPDRCIPMLPERLSNGICSLNPQVERLAMTAEMLFNDRGERIEGRFYPSVIRSDHRLTYSIVKKILVEGDAALTKEYETIMPDLRVMEELSGWLRIFREERGCIDFDLPEAQIILDIQGGVEAIVRSERNLAHMIIEEFMLAANEAVASFLAAKKLPLLYRVHEEPDAEKLEDFREFIHNLGYELKSGTPSPKDLQGLLSAVFGKPEERTINHVLLRSMKQAVYSGKNIGHFGLASKIYCHFTSPIRRYPDLMVHRVLKKAVTGGIKKAETEQLQAALQMSGEETSSRERRAMEAERDVVDLKKTEFMMDKVGENYSGFITGVTSFGIFVELEELFVEGLVHVTSIDDDYYIYDEKGHSLRGERKKRSFRIGDKVDVSVEKVDRDKRQIDFKLK, encoded by the coding sequence ATGGCTGTTGATCAAAAAGGGGTGCTCAGGTTCCTCAGGGAAGAGGCAGGGCGACCTGCAACGCTTAAAGATATAAGAGGCCGTTTCGGCATTACAAAAGAGAAACGGAGCAAACTGGTAAGGCTCCTCGATGAAATGCTTCGAAATGGGGAAATCGTCAGGATAAAGGGGGGGCGTTACGGCGTGCCTTCAAAGATGAACCTTGTTACGGGACGCTTGCAGAGCCATGCTGAAGGTTTTGGTTTTGTCATCCCCGATGAAGGGGATGAAGATGTTTATATTAACGCAAGAAACATAAAAGACGCCATGCATGGTGACAGGGTTGTTGCCAGGGTGGAGGGCTTTAAGGCGGGAGGCAAACGGCACGGTTCAATCATCCGTATTATCGAGCGGGTACACAAAACCGTTGTAGGCCGTTATGAAAAGGGGCGAAAGTTCGGTTATGTTGTTCCTTCCGATGAAAGGCTCTCTCACGATATTTATGTTCCCAAAGGAGAAGATATGGGAGCAGACGATGGTGAGGTTGTATTGGTGGAACTGATCTCTTACCCGACACGGCAGAGAAATCCCGAGGGGGTGGTCATAAGGGTTATCGGCAGTCCCTTCGATCCCGAGGTGGAAATCCAGTCTATTATTGCAAGGCATAATATCCCCTCCATTTTCCCGCAAGAAGTTATAGATGAAGCAGAGCGCATAGGGGAGAGCGTAAAGGTAAAGGAAATAGAGGGACGTGAGGACCTCCGGAACCTTATGACGGTCACCATCGATGGTGAGACGGCAAGAGATTTTGATGATGCTGTCTCTGTAAGGAAGGAAGGGAAGGGAAATATCCGGCTATGGGTCTCTATTGCCGATGTGAGCCATTATGTGAAGGAAGGAAGTGACCTCGACAGGGAAGCTTATGAGCGGGGGACGAGTGTTTATTTTCCTGATCGCTGCATTCCCATGCTCCCCGAGCGGTTGTCGAACGGCATATGCAGCCTCAATCCCCAGGTAGAAAGACTTGCCATGACGGCTGAAATGCTATTTAATGATCGTGGAGAGCGCATTGAGGGGCGCTTTTATCCCAGTGTCATAAGGAGTGATCACAGGCTAACCTATTCCATTGTAAAGAAGATCCTTGTTGAAGGTGATGCTGCTCTGACGAAAGAGTATGAAACCATAATGCCTGATCTCAGGGTTATGGAGGAATTGTCGGGTTGGCTCAGGATTTTCAGGGAAGAGAGGGGTTGCATTGATTTTGATCTTCCAGAGGCACAGATTATACTCGATATACAGGGAGGGGTAGAAGCCATTGTCCGCTCCGAAAGGAACCTGGCCCATATGATTATCGAAGAATTTATGCTTGCAGCCAACGAAGCCGTCGCATCCTTTCTTGCGGCTAAAAAGCTTCCTCTCCTGTACAGGGTTCATGAGGAACCGGATGCTGAAAAACTGGAAGATTTCAGGGAGTTTATTCATAACCTGGGTTATGAGCTAAAAAGTGGGACGCCTTCTCCCAAAGACCTGCAAGGGCTGCTCTCAGCCGTTTTTGGAAAGCCGGAAGAGAGAACCATTAATCATGTCCTTTTAAGGTCCATGAAACAGGCTGTTTACAGCGGTAAAAATATCGGTCATTTCGGACTCGCTTCCAAAATATATTGCCATTTTACTTCACCCATCAGACGTTATCCCGACCTCATGGTTCACCGGGTCCTTAAAAAAGCGGTTACAGGGGGGATTAAAAAGGCAGAAACAGAGCAACTGCAGGCTGCCTTGCAGATGAGTGGCGAGGAGACATCGTCAAGAGAGAGAAGGGCCATGGAGGCCGAAAGAGATGTGGTTGATCTTAAAAAGACGGAATTTATGATGGACAAGGTGGGGGAAAATTATTCCGGTTTCATAACGGGCGTGACATCATTCGGCATTTTTGTCGAGCTTGAGGAACTCTTTGTGGAAGGGCTTGTTCATGTTACCTCCATTGATGATGACTATTACATTTATGATGAAAAAGGGCATTCTCTAAGGGGTGAAAGAAAAAAGAGGTCTTTCAGGATCGGTGACAAGGTGGATGTCAGTGTTGAAAAAGTAGACAGGGATAAAAGGCAGATCGATTTTAAACTCAAATAA
- a CDS encoding AarF/UbiB family protein: MFHPFKKVNLTYRNIQRLRVIVGVFMRHGLYSLMEMINLHVLIPVHRRIRKKKLSEKKDILSMPERIRLAFEELGPTFIKLGQLIASRPDLVPAEYCEEFNKLLDEVPPFPFLDVKRVIEDEFKVPVEEMYKEFNEKPVAAASIAQVHNALLHDGTPVVVKIQRPHIEMRINTDIELMYVMAKLLTRYVPETQIYNPVGIVDEFSRAIKKEMDFVLEASNIVKISRNLRNDRRVIIPQVHWDFTSSRVLTMQRLGGIRIDDRKALEKKGIVASDIARLLTDIFFAQVFRHGLFHGDLHAGNIFVVDADTLAFVDFGIVGRLNEDMIERLANILMGIMAGEYKKVVENYLEMGLVPDSVDIDAFRRDYQDALEAYLSKPLKEAKLGELLLDYTRIAAHYKIKLPTDLVLLDKCIIELEGLVRQLDPGLNMLKTGKRYAGELLKIWYSPGKVKKDLFETASEMEKTAKVLPGQIRQLMKKMLTDKFTIDFVHIGLNNLIDEIDRSSNRLALGLIISAIIIGSSLIMTTGKGPLFMGFPILGLAGFVLAGVLGFLLAVVIIRSRKF, from the coding sequence ATGTTTCATCCCTTTAAAAAGGTAAACCTCACCTACAGGAATATACAGCGGCTTCGTGTCATTGTTGGTGTATTTATGCGCCACGGTCTTTACAGCCTCATGGAAATGATAAATCTTCATGTTCTTATTCCCGTTCACAGACGGATAAGAAAAAAGAAACTGTCCGAGAAAAAAGATATCCTTTCCATGCCGGAAAGGATACGGCTTGCCTTTGAAGAGCTGGGCCCTACATTCATCAAACTTGGCCAGCTCATCGCTTCCAGGCCGGACCTTGTTCCTGCCGAGTACTGTGAAGAGTTCAACAAGCTTCTCGATGAAGTTCCTCCCTTTCCCTTTCTCGATGTAAAGAGAGTTATTGAAGATGAATTCAAGGTTCCCGTTGAAGAGATGTATAAGGAATTTAATGAAAAACCTGTGGCTGCGGCATCGATAGCGCAGGTGCATAATGCCCTTCTCCATGATGGAACACCGGTCGTTGTCAAGATCCAAAGACCTCACATCGAGATGCGGATTAATACGGACATTGAGCTCATGTACGTTATGGCCAAGCTTCTCACGAGATATGTGCCGGAGACTCAGATCTATAATCCTGTTGGAATTGTCGATGAATTTTCGAGAGCCATCAAAAAAGAGATGGATTTTGTTCTTGAGGCGAGCAACATCGTCAAAATATCAAGAAACCTGAGAAATGACAGGCGAGTTATCATCCCTCAGGTTCACTGGGATTTTACCTCTTCAAGGGTCCTTACTATGCAAAGGCTGGGTGGGATCAGGATTGATGACAGGAAAGCGCTTGAAAAGAAGGGCATTGTGGCAAGTGATATTGCACGGTTGCTGACGGATATCTTCTTTGCCCAGGTCTTTCGGCACGGGCTTTTTCATGGTGATCTTCATGCCGGTAATATTTTTGTTGTCGATGCCGATACGCTCGCCTTTGTCGATTTCGGCATCGTGGGCAGGCTAAACGAGGACATGATAGAGCGGCTTGCCAATATTCTTATGGGGATTATGGCTGGAGAGTACAAAAAGGTAGTTGAAAACTATCTCGAAATGGGGCTTGTTCCTGATAGTGTTGATATAGATGCCTTTAGAAGGGATTACCAGGATGCCCTCGAAGCTTACCTCTCCAAACCCCTTAAAGAAGCAAAGCTCGGTGAACTGCTGCTCGACTACACGAGGATAGCGGCACATTATAAGATAAAGCTCCCCACGGACCTCGTTCTTCTCGATAAATGCATTATTGAACTTGAAGGGCTTGTCAGACAGCTTGATCCCGGCCTGAATATGCTGAAAACAGGAAAAAGGTATGCCGGTGAACTGCTTAAAATCTGGTATTCTCCGGGTAAGGTGAAAAAGGACCTCTTTGAAACGGCAAGCGAAATGGAGAAAACGGCAAAGGTATTGCCGGGGCAGATCAGACAGCTTATGAAGAAGATGCTTACCGATAAATTTACCATCGACTTTGTCCATATCGGGCTCAATAACCTTATTGATGAGATCGACCGTTCCAGCAACCGGCTGGCCCTTGGACTCATTATTTCCGCCATTATCATAGGTTCCTCTCTTATTATGACCACCGGCAAGGGCCCTCTTTTTATGGGCTTCCCCATCCTTGGCCTGGCAGGGTTTGTACTGGCCGGTGTCCTCGGATTTTTACTTGCCGTTGTTATTATCCGCTCCAGGAAGTTTTGA
- the rlmN gene encoding 23S rRNA (adenine(2503)-C(2))-methyltransferase RlmN: MVDIKDMSFEELAGFLKGMGKETYRSAQIFKWLYQHDAQSFDDMTNLSRAFREELKEIAFIGSLEPIQIETSKDGTKKYLFRLSDGESIESVLIPEGKRRTLCISSQVGCPLDCGFCLTGAMGFKRNLTTSEITGQVLAVNKSLEEDLKITNIVYMGMGEPLLNFENVLRSIDIISGDKSIRISPRKVTLSTAGVVPGMLKLGEESNVNLAVSLNATTDEVRDEIMPVNRKYPIAELLDACRNYPLSNRRRITFEYVLIKDLNDSLDDAKRMVKLLRGIPAKVNLLPFNESEGSPFKRPSKETIQNFHNYLENKNMTVIIRSSKGSDISAACGQLKGKAESPGGGAPRSLPGEG; the protein is encoded by the coding sequence ATGGTTGACATTAAAGATATGAGTTTTGAAGAACTTGCAGGTTTTTTGAAAGGAATGGGCAAGGAGACCTACAGGTCTGCCCAGATATTTAAGTGGCTTTACCAGCATGATGCTCAATCCTTCGATGACATGACGAATCTCTCCAGGGCATTTCGCGAGGAATTGAAAGAGATTGCCTTCATTGGTAGCCTTGAGCCTATTCAAATTGAAACATCTAAAGATGGAACAAAGAAATATCTTTTTCGCTTAAGTGATGGTGAATCGATAGAATCGGTCTTAATTCCTGAAGGTAAGAGGCGAACCCTTTGTATCTCATCGCAAGTGGGCTGCCCTCTTGATTGTGGTTTTTGTCTTACCGGGGCCATGGGATTTAAAAGGAACCTTACTACCTCAGAGATTACAGGGCAGGTTCTTGCCGTTAATAAATCTCTCGAAGAAGACCTGAAAATAACGAATATTGTCTACATGGGCATGGGTGAGCCTCTTTTAAACTTTGAAAATGTATTAAGATCTATTGATATTATAAGCGGAGATAAAAGCATTCGTATTTCGCCCAGAAAGGTTACGCTCTCTACCGCCGGCGTAGTGCCGGGCATGTTGAAACTGGGAGAGGAGTCAAATGTAAACCTGGCCGTATCGCTTAATGCAACGACTGATGAAGTAAGAGATGAAATCATGCCCGTTAACAGGAAATACCCCATTGCTGAACTCCTCGATGCCTGTCGTAACTACCCTCTATCCAATAGAAGGAGAATTACCTTCGAGTATGTCTTGATAAAAGATCTTAATGATTCCCTCGATGATGCAAAGCGGATGGTAAAACTCCTCAGGGGGATTCCTGCCAAGGTGAACCTTCTCCCTTTTAATGAATCGGAAGGCTCACCATTTAAGAGACCTTCTAAAGAGACGATTCAGAATTTTCATAACTACCTTGAGAATAAGAACATGACGGTTATTATAAGGAGCAGTAAGGGAAGCGATATCTCTGCCGCCTGTGGACAGCTGAAAGGGAAGGCTGAATCCCCGGGCGGGGGCGCTCCCCGCAGTTTGCCGGGGGAGGGCTGA
- the purU gene encoding formyltetrahydrofolate deformylase, which yields MENSAILLIHCPDTKGIVVSVTEFIYKNNGNITYLDQHVDDVNNTFFMRIEWTLEDFSIPPEKTGDYFQTLIASPFSMKWRLYFSHHIPRMAIFVSKLPHCLYDLLSRWKAGELRVHIPLIISNHKDLEEIACQFGIDFYAIPMDSKNKQKREEEQLELLKKHKADFIVLARYMQILSSDFVDCYRNKIINIHHSFLPAFPGAKPYHSAHERGVKVIGATCHYVTSELDAGPIIEQDVTRVSHTDSVDDMVRKGRDLEKIVLSRGVWHHVQRKTLVYDNRTIIFT from the coding sequence ATGGAAAATTCGGCAATCCTTCTTATTCATTGTCCCGATACAAAAGGTATTGTTGTATCGGTTACAGAGTTTATTTATAAAAATAACGGCAATATTACCTACCTCGATCAACATGTGGATGATGTCAACAATACCTTTTTTATGAGGATTGAATGGACCCTTGAGGATTTTTCCATTCCTCCTGAAAAAACAGGTGACTATTTCCAGACCCTTATTGCTTCCCCCTTCAGCATGAAGTGGCGCCTTTATTTCTCTCACCATATTCCACGAATGGCTATTTTCGTGTCAAAACTCCCCCATTGCCTCTATGATCTCCTTTCAAGATGGAAAGCAGGTGAACTGCGAGTCCATATCCCACTCATTATAAGCAACCACAAAGACCTTGAAGAAATTGCCTGCCAGTTCGGCATTGATTTTTACGCGATTCCCATGGATTCAAAAAACAAACAAAAGAGGGAAGAAGAGCAGTTGGAACTGCTAAAAAAGCATAAAGCAGACTTTATCGTGCTGGCAAGGTACATGCAAATACTCTCCTCTGATTTTGTGGACTGCTACAGGAATAAAATCATCAACATTCATCACTCATTCCTGCCCGCCTTTCCCGGCGCAAAACCCTATCACTCCGCCCACGAACGGGGCGTTAAAGTTATTGGCGCCACCTGTCACTACGTCACATCAGAGCTTGATGCAGGCCCTATAATAGAACAGGATGTTACCAGAGTCAGTCATACCGATTCCGTTGATGACATGGTCCGAAAGGGACGGGACCTTGAAAAGATCGTTCTTTCAAGAGGAGTATGGCATCATGTACAGAGAAAGACGCTTGTCTACGACAACCGTACCATTATTTTTACCTGA